In Tursiops truncatus isolate mTurTru1 chromosome X, mTurTru1.mat.Y, whole genome shotgun sequence, the following proteins share a genomic window:
- the BCORL1 gene encoding BCL-6 corepressor-like protein 1 isoform X1, giving the protein MISTAPLYSGVHNWTSSDRIRMCGINEERRAPLSDEESTTGDCQHFGSQEFCVSSFSKVELTAVGSGSNARGADPDGSATEKLGHKSEDRPDDAQPKMDYAGNVAEAGGPLVPLSSPGDGLKLPTSDGPEASNGTADCSWTPLSTQMSKQVDCSPAGAKALDSRQGVGEKNTFILATLGTGVPVEGTLPLVTTNFSPLPAPICPPAPSSASVPPSVPDPFQVPLSVPAPVPHSGLVPVQVATSVPAPSPPLAPVPALAPAPPSVPTLISDSNPLSVSASVLVPVPASAPPSGPVPLSAPAPTPISVPVSAPPLALIQAPVPPSAPTLVLAPVPTPVLAPMPSSTPPAAPAPPSVPMPTPTPSSGPPSTPTLIPAFAPTPVPAPTPAPIFTPAPTPMPAATPTAIPTSAPIPASFSLSRVCFPAAQAPAMQKVPLSFQPGTVLTPSQPLVYIPPPSCGQPLSVATLPTTLGVSSTLTLPVLPSYLQDRCLPGVLASPELRSYPYAFSVARPLTSESKLVSLEVNRLPCASPSSSTSTQPAPDGVPGPLADTSLSTASAKVLPPPQPLLPAPSVSSAPSHPAKMPGGNEQQTEGTSVTFSPLKSPPQLEREMASPPECSEMPLDLSSKSNRQKLPLPNQRKTPPMPVLTPVHTSSKALLSTVLSRSQRTTQAAGSNVTSCLGSTSSPFVIFPEIVRNGDPSTWVKNSTALISTIPGTYVGVANPVPASLLLNKDPNLGLNRDPRHLPKQEPISIIDQGEPKSTGAPCGKKGSQAGTEGQPSTVKRYTPARIAPGLPGCQTKELSLWKPTGPANIYPRCSVNGKPTSTQVLPVGWSPYHQASLLSIGISSAGQLTPSQGVPIRPTSVVSEFSGVPSLGPSEAVHGLPEGQPRPGGPFAPEQDTGTKNKTCRIAAKPYEEQVNPVLLTLSPQTGTLALSVQPSSGDLRVNQGPEESESHLCPDSTPKLEGPQGACGLKLAGDTKPKNQVLATYMSHELVLATPQNLHKMPELPLLPHDSRPKEIILDVVPSGKRASSTDLAQLGSQVDLGRVKMEKVDGDVVFNLATCFRADGLPAATQRGQAEVRSKAGQARVKQESVGVFPCKNKWQPDSVVTDGVTEPLPPKKMKCGKEKDGEEQQPQAKVVVRSSLGPKCRKPPSDPQEPTKKSPRGASDSGKEHNGVRVKHKHRKPTKPESQSPGKRADGHEEGSLEKKAKSSFRDFIPVVLSTRTRSQSGSICSSFAGMADSDMGSQEVFPTEEEEEVTPTPAKRRKVRKTQRDTQYRSHHAQDKTLLSQGRRHLWRAREMPWRTEAARQMWDTNEEEEEDEEEGLVKRKKRRRQKSRKYQTGEYLTEQEEEQRRKGRADLKARKQKTSSQSSEHRLRNRNLLLPNKAQGISDSPNGFLPNNLEEPACLENSEKPSGKRKCKTKHMTTVSEEAKGKGRWSQQKTRSPKSPTLAKPTEPCTPSRSRSAGPEEASESPAARQIPPEARRLIVNKNAGETLLQRAARLGYKDVVLYCLQKDSEDVNHRDNAGYTALHEACSRGWTDILNILLEHGANVNCSAQDGTRPVHDAVVNDNLETIWLLLSYGADPTLATYSGQTAMKLASSDTMKRFLSDHLSDLQGRAEGDPGVSWDFYSSSVLEEKDGFACDLLHNPPGSSDQEGDDVDGDDFMFELSDKPLLPCYNLQVSVSRGPCNWFLFTDVLKRLKLSSRIFQARFPHFEIATLPKAEFYRQVASSQLLTPAEWPGGMDATSAPGSSETVELVRYEAELLRLLGSEVEFQPWNS; this is encoded by the exons ATGATCTCTACAGCACCGCTCTACAGCGGCGTGCACAACTGGACCAGTTCTGACCGGATTCGCATGTGTGGCATCAACGAGGAGAG AAGAGCACCTCTTTCTGATGAGGAGTCCACGACAGGTGACTGCCAGCACTTTGGATCTCAGGAGTTTTGTGTCAGCAGTTTTTCCAAG GTGGAGCTCACGGCAGTTGGAAGTGGCAGTAATGCCCGGGGGGCAGACCCAGATGGCAGTGCAACAGAAAAACTTGGGCACAAGTCAGAAGACAGGCCTGACGACGCCCAGCCGAAAATGGACTATGCTGGGAAtgtggcagaggcagggggccCCTTGGTGCCACTGAGCAGCCCGGGAGACGGGCTCAAGCTTCCCACTTCTGACGGCCCAGAGGCCAGCAACGGCACGGCAGACTGCTCCTGGACTCCCCTCAGCACCCAAATGAGCAAACAGGTGGACTGCTCGCCAGCTGGGGCGAAGGCTTTGGACTCTCGGCAGGGTGTCGGGGAGAAGAATACTTTCATTTTGGCAACTCTAGGAACTGGCGTCCCCGTGGAGGGCACCCTGCCTCTGGTTACCACTAACTTCAGTCCGCTGCCAGCCCCCATCTGCCCCCCGGCTCCCAGTTCAGCCTCTGTCCCCCCATCTGTTCCAGATCCATTCCAGGTCCCCCTCTCTGTCCCCGCCCCGGTGCCCCATTCTGGGCTCGTTCCCGTCCAGGTTGCCACTTCGGTTccggccccttcccctcccttagCACCAGTCCCGGCTCTGGCTCCGGCGCCACCGTCAGTGCCCACACTCATCTCCGATTCGAACCCTCTTTCGGTTTCGGCCTCAGTCTTGGTGCCCGTGCCAGCTTCTGCTCCCCCGTCGGGCCCCGTCCCCCTGTCGGCTCCAGCCCCTACCCCCATCTCAGTCCCAGTTTCAGCTCCTCCCTTGGCTCTGATCCAGGCTCCTGTGCCCCCTTCGGCTCCGACCCTGGTCCTCGCACCTGTCCCCACTCCAGTTCTGGCTCCGATGCCGTCGTCCACGCCTCCGGCAGCTCCCGCCCCTCCATCGGTGCCGATGCCCACCCCGACCCCGTCCTCTGGCCCGCCTTCTACCCCCACCCTCATCCCTGCCTTTGCTCCCACGCCGGTGCCtgcacccaccccagccccaatCTTCACTCCAGCCCCCACGCCCATGCCGGCTGCCACGCCCACTGCCATTCCCACCTCTGCACCCATCCCGGCGTCCTTTAGTTTGAGTCGAGTGTGTTTTCCTGCAGCTCAGGCACCAGCTATGCAAAAAGTACCCCTGTCCTTTCAGCCAGGGACAGTGCTGACCCCGAGCCAGCCGCTGGTCTATATCCCGCCTCCAAGTTGTGGGCAGCCACTCAGCGTGGCCACACTGCCAACCACCCTGGGAGTCTCCTCCACCCTTACACTCCCTGTCCTGCCATCCTACCTGCAGGACAGGTGTCTCCCTGGGGTGCTGGCCTCCCCAGAGCTGCGGTCTTACCCATATGCATTTTCTGTGGCCCGGCCTCTGACTTCGGAGTCCAAGCTGGTCTCTCTGGAGGTGAACAGGCTCCCCTGCGCTTCCCCATCCAGCAGCACCAGCACCCAGCCTGCACCCGATGGGGTCCCCGGGCCTTTGGCAGATACTTCCCTCTCCACTGCTTCTGCCAAGGTGCTTCCACCACCACAGCCTCTGCTGCCAGCCCCCAGCGTGAGCTCAGCCCCATCGCATCCTGCCAAGATGCCAGGTGGCAACGAGCAACAAACAGAAGGGACTTCCGTCACTTTCTCTCCCCTCAAGTCACCTCCACAGCTGGAGCGAGAGATGGCCTCTCCGCCTGAGTGCAGCGAGATGCCCCTGGACCTCTCCTCCAAGTCCAACCGGCAGAAGCTCCCGTTGCCGAACCAGCGCAAGACGCCTCCCATGCCCGTGTTGACCCCCGTGCACACCAGCAGCAAGGCCCTCCTCTCCACGGTCCTGTCTAGGTCCCAGCGCACGACCCAGGCTGCCGGCAGCAATGTCACCTCATGCCTGGGCTCCACTTCCTCGCCCTTCGTCATCTTTCCTGAGATCGTGAGGAACGGGGACCCAAGCACCTGGGTGAAGAACTCCACTGCGCTGATCAGCACCATTCCCGGCACCTACGTGGGAGTGGCCAACCCAGTGCCTGCATCCCTCCTGCTGAACAAAGACCCCAACCTGGGCCTCAACCGAGACCCCCGTCATCTCCCCAAGCAGGAGCCCATCTCCATCATCGATCAAGGAGAGCCCAAGAGCACTGGTGCCCCCTGTGGCAAGAAGGGCAGCCAGGCTGGGACTGAGGGACAGCCAAGCACAGTGAAGCGTTACACCCCAGCCCGCATCGCCCCTGGGCTGCCGGGCTGCCAAACCAAGGAGCTCTCCCTCTGGAAGCCCACAGGGCCAGCAAATATTTACCCACGGTGTTCAGTCAACGGGAAACCCACCAGCACCCAGGTCCTGCCTGTTGGCTGGTCACCATACCACCAGGCGTCTCTGCTTTCTATCGGCATTTCCAGTGCCGGGCAGCTGACCCCCAGCCAGGGGGTGCCCATCAGGCCCACCAGCGTCGTTTCTGAGTTTTCTGGTGTGCCATCCCTTGGCCCTAGTGAGGCTGTGCATGGACTTCCCGAGGGGCAGCCACGGCCCGGGGGCCCCTTTGCTCCAGAGCAGGACACGGGCACCAAGAACAAAACTTGCCGGATTGCTGCCAAGCCTTACGAGGAACAAGTGAACCCTGTCCTCCTGACGCTCAGCCCTCAGACAGGGACCCTGGCACTGTCTGTGCAGCCTAGCAGTGGGGACCTGAGAGTGAATCAGGGGCCTGAGGAATCAGAGAGCCACCTCTGCCCCGACAGCACTCCTAAGCTGGAAGGCCCCCAGGGGGCTTGTGGCCTGAAGCTGGCAGGAGACACGAAGCCTAAGAACCAAGTGCTGGCCACCTATATGTCCCATGAGCTGGTCCTGGCCACCCCCCAGAACCTGCACAAGATGCCCGAGCTGCCTTTGCTACCTCATGACAGCCGCCCCAAGGAAATCATCTTGGACGTGGTCCCAAGCGGCAAGAGGGCCTCCAGCACAGACCTTGCACAGCTCGGAAGCCAGGTGGACCTGGGGCGGGTGAAAATGGAGAAGGTGGATGGTGATGTGGTCTTCAATTTAGCCACCTGCTTCCGGGCCGATGGCCTCCCAGCAGCTACCCAGAGGGGCCAAGCTGAAGTGCGGAGTAAGGCTGGGCAGGCTCGAGTGAAACAGGAAAGTGTAGGTGTCTTTCCTTGCAAGAACAAGTGGCAACCAGACTCGGTGGTGACCGATGGGGTGACCGAACCTCTGCCGCCCAAGAAAATGAAGTGCGGCAAagagaaggatggagaggagCAGCAGCCGCAAGCCAAGGTTGTGGTCCGCAGTTCCCTTGGACCCAAG TGCCGGAAGCCACCTAGTGACCCCCAGGAACCCACCAAGAAAAGCCCCAGGGGGGCTTCAGATTCAGGAAAAGAGCACAATGGAGTCAGGGTAAAGCACAAGCACCGGAAGCCAACAAAGCCGGAGTCCCAGTCTCCAGGAAAACGAGCCGATGGCCACGAGGAAG GTTCCTTGGAGAAGAAGGCAAAGAGCAGTTTCCGCGACTTCATCCCCGTGGTCCTGAGCACCCGGACGCGCAGTCAGTCTG GAAGCATCTGTAGCTCCTTTGCTGGCATGGCAGACAGTGACATGGGAAGCCAGGAAGTCTTCCCCAccgaggaggaagaggaggtgacCCCCACCCCGGCCAAGCGTCGAAAGGTGAGAAAGACCCAACGGGACACCCAGTACCGCAGCCACCATGCCCAGGACAAGACCCTGCTGAGCCAGGGCCGCAGGCACCTGTGGCGAGCCCGAGAGATGCCCTGGAGGACAGAGGCTGCCCGGCAGATGTGGGACACcaacgaggaggaggaggaagacgaGGAGGAGGGCCTGGTGAAGAGGAAGAAACGGAGACGGCAGAAGAGCCGAAAATACCAGACTGGGGAGTACCTGACTGAACAAGAAGAAGAGCAGCGGCGGAAAGGGAGAGCAG ATTTAAAGGCCCGTAAGCAGAAGACTTCCTCCCAAAGTTCGGAGCACCGCCTCAGGAACAGGAACCTTCTCTTGCCCAACAAAGCCCAGGGGATTTCGGATTCACCAAATGGTTTCCTCCCAAATAACCTAGAGGAGCCAGCCTGCCTTGAAAATTCAGAAAAGCCATCAGGAAAACGAAAGTGCAAGACCAAGCACATGACGACGGTCTCAGAAGAGGCAAAG GGCAAAGGGCGTTGGAGCCAGCAGAAGACACGATCTCCCAAATCTCCCACCCTAGCGAAACCCACAGAGCCATGCACGCCCTCCAGGTCCCGAAGTGCTGGCCCAGAGGAGGCCTCCGAGTCACCCGCAGCCCGGCAGATCCCCCCAGAGGCTCGTCGGCTCATAGTGAACAAAAATGCTGGCGAGACCCTCCTGCAGCGGGCGGCCCGTCTTGGCTATAAG GACGTTGTTCTCTACTGCCTCCAGAAAGACAGTGAAGATGTGAATCACCGTGACAACGCTGGCTACACGGCCCTGCACGAGGCCTGCTCCCGGGGCTGGACTGACATCCTGAACATCCTGCTGGAGCACGGTGCCAACGTAAACTGCAGCGCGCAGGACGGCACGAG GCCAGTTCATGATGCGGTGGTCAACGACAACCTGGAAACCATCTGGCTCTTGCTGTCCTACGGGGCTGACCCCACGCTGGCCACCTACTCGGGACAGACGGCCATGAAGCTGGCCAGTAGCGACACCATGAAGCGCTTTCTGAGTG